Proteins co-encoded in one Leptospira yasudae genomic window:
- a CDS encoding histidine kinase dimerization/phosphoacceptor domain -containing protein yields MESRVKILIVDDNQDNLWVMEKILANPELDLIKASSGEEALKALLNPVDFALIFMDIYMPGMDGFETASLIRQREKCASIPIIFLTAYATNETWLFKGYSLGAVDFLIKPIAPEILTSKASVFVDLHRKNKTLMLQEELLRESHDQLEQRVEERTSELNRVNRELLSEIAERERMEEALKNSLQEKEVLLREIHHRVKNNLQIVSSILSLQGNYITDGKSLAMFEDAQSRIRSIALIHELLYQSKDLAKMDFKDYLENLVKNLFRTYRVDKRIDYEIEADTLYLSLDTAIHCGLIVTELVTNALKYGFKDRDKGKISIKIKGFDDGFVIVVQDDGVGFPEGLDFNQTDSLGLKLVNILSQQIGANLELERSNGTKFTLTTADMSRVKK; encoded by the coding sequence ATGGAATCGAGAGTCAAGATACTGATTGTAGATGATAACCAGGACAACCTATGGGTGATGGAGAAAATTCTGGCAAACCCGGAATTGGATCTGATTAAGGCGAGCTCCGGAGAAGAGGCTCTGAAGGCGTTGTTGAATCCGGTCGATTTCGCATTAATTTTTATGGATATCTACATGCCCGGCATGGATGGATTCGAAACTGCTTCTCTGATCCGCCAAAGGGAGAAGTGCGCGAGCATACCGATCATCTTTTTGACCGCTTACGCAACCAACGAGACGTGGTTGTTCAAAGGATATTCGCTCGGAGCCGTGGACTTTCTGATCAAACCGATCGCACCCGAAATCCTAACGTCCAAAGCCTCCGTATTCGTGGATCTGCATCGGAAGAATAAGACCTTGATGTTGCAGGAAGAACTTCTCCGGGAAAGCCACGACCAACTCGAACAAAGGGTCGAGGAACGAACCAGCGAATTGAACCGGGTCAACCGTGAATTGTTAAGCGAAATCGCGGAACGGGAACGGATGGAAGAGGCTCTGAAGAATTCCCTTCAGGAAAAGGAAGTATTGCTGCGCGAAATTCATCATAGGGTAAAGAACAATCTTCAGATCGTGTCGAGCATACTCAGTCTTCAGGGGAACTATATCACGGACGGAAAGTCTTTGGCGATGTTCGAAGACGCTCAGTCTAGAATCCGTTCGATCGCGCTCATTCATGAGCTTCTCTATCAAAGCAAGGATCTTGCTAAGATGGATTTCAAGGATTATCTGGAAAATCTAGTAAAGAATCTTTTCCGTACGTATCGTGTGGACAAACGAATCGATTATGAAATCGAAGCGGACACGTTGTATCTTTCCTTGGATACGGCGATTCACTGCGGATTGATCGTGACCGAACTCGTAACCAACGCGCTCAAATACGGATTTAAGGATCGGGACAAAGGGAAGATCTCGATTAAAATCAAAGGATTTGATGACGGATTCGTGATTGTGGTTCAGGACGACGGCGTTGGTTTTCCGGAGGGACTCGATTTCAATCAGACCGATTCACTCGGATTAAAATTAGTGAATATACTTTCGCAGCAGATCGGAGCGAATCTGGAATTGGAACGAAGCAACGGAACGAAATTCACATTGACCACCGCGGATATGAGCCGCGTAAAAAAATAA
- a CDS encoding CheR family methyltransferase, which yields MKLKNTQDIEIELLLEAVFQKYGYDFRQYSEAHIRRRILNRLALSGLKSVSELQFHALRDEIFAAKLLQDLSITVTEMFRDPDFYVCLREKVIPILKTYPFVKIWHAGCSTGEEVYSMAIVLSEEGLYERSILYATDFNEHALRTARDGIFRNESIKEYTANYGLSGGRSFFSDYYTSDHEMVIMNRMLKRNIVWANHNLVTDGVFAEVNLILCRNVLIYFKRELQNKVHRIFRESLVNGGILCLGSKEGISLGDARDQYDALDSKQKIYKKKYE from the coding sequence ATGAAATTGAAGAATACGCAGGATATCGAAATAGAACTTCTCCTGGAGGCCGTTTTTCAAAAATACGGATACGATTTCAGACAATATTCAGAGGCTCATATCCGAAGGCGAATCCTAAATAGGCTTGCACTTTCGGGTTTGAAGAGTGTTTCCGAATTGCAGTTTCACGCGTTGCGGGACGAAATATTCGCCGCGAAACTTTTACAGGACCTTTCGATCACGGTAACGGAAATGTTCCGAGATCCCGACTTTTATGTTTGTCTGCGGGAAAAAGTGATCCCGATCTTAAAAACGTATCCCTTTGTTAAAATTTGGCACGCCGGTTGTTCCACCGGAGAGGAAGTCTACTCGATGGCGATCGTGTTAAGCGAAGAAGGTTTATATGAACGCTCGATTCTGTACGCTACGGATTTTAACGAGCACGCCTTGCGAACGGCAAGGGACGGAATTTTTAGAAACGAGTCGATAAAGGAATACACGGCCAACTACGGCCTTTCGGGCGGGAGAAGTTTTTTTTCGGATTATTATACTTCGGATCACGAGATGGTGATTATGAACCGGATGTTGAAGAGAAACATCGTTTGGGCCAACCACAATCTCGTAACGGACGGCGTGTTCGCGGAAGTGAATCTGATTTTATGCAGAAACGTTCTGATCTATTTTAAGAGGGAATTGCAGAACAAAGTGCATCGCATTTTTAGGGAAAGTCTCGTGAACGGAGGAATTCTATGTTTGGGTTCGAAGGAAGGAATCTCACTGGGAGACGCCCGGGATCAATACGACGCGTTGGATTCAAAACAAAAGATCTATAAGAAAAAATACGAATAG
- a CDS encoding chemotaxis protein CheB translates to MKYEAIVVGVSSGGLNAMKTIFSALPADYEIPLIVVQHLSPRSDGEWIRILGRSCRIKIKEADEKETINVSTVYVSPPNYHLLIEKNRTFSLSADERVNFARPSVDVLFESASEVYGEALIGIVLTGANSDGANGMKKIKANGGLAIVQDPTTAEAPFMPEAAIRACSVDHVLSLERISEFLIRLNFKNSEKEGV, encoded by the coding sequence ATGAAATACGAGGCGATCGTTGTGGGAGTTTCTTCAGGAGGTTTGAACGCGATGAAGACGATTTTTTCCGCTTTGCCCGCTGACTACGAAATTCCTTTGATCGTAGTTCAGCACTTGAGTCCGCGTTCCGACGGAGAATGGATCCGTATTCTCGGCAGATCCTGCCGCATCAAAATAAAAGAAGCGGACGAAAAAGAAACGATCAATGTCTCTACAGTCTACGTATCCCCGCCTAATTATCATTTGTTGATCGAAAAAAATCGCACATTCTCCCTTTCCGCCGATGAACGCGTCAATTTTGCACGTCCCTCCGTCGACGTATTGTTCGAATCCGCCTCGGAAGTTTACGGAGAAGCGTTGATAGGAATCGTTCTGACCGGAGCGAACTCGGACGGGGCGAACGGAATGAAAAAGATCAAAGCGAACGGCGGTTTGGCGATCGTTCAAGATCCAACGACTGCGGAAGCTCCATTCATGCCCGAGGCCGCGATCCGAGCGTGTTCGGTGGATCATGTTCTTTCGTTGGAAAGGATCTCGGAATTTCTCATTCGATTGAACTTCAAAAATTCGGAAAAAGAGGGCGTATGA
- a CDS encoding response regulator, with the protein MTIRTRLIIGFGIVLTILAISSVFMIEMLADSSERLGRIVDVSAKKVSLSNEILIHVLDSARHEKNIIIETDSVKMNFYKDRIYKSVDLVDQKIVELQAYSDADGLRLLEDFKTTWNEYRNDLNQIVFLALKNENDKAFVISIRKGLVMRDLVTKQLSLLVKRNEDKMQEEKNANQSRYYVSLSFLIFLLILSIGSAVAVSYWIVDAIGKRIRFIAGVAEKIASREFSETKFEAFTNDELQPVYDSLNNIHKSFQDVTDNAKHVASGNYQIDFVPKSEKDLLGTSLRMMTSYLRKTTQENEKHNWITNGQNLLNEKMRGDRLEADLATELITFLCNYLNSSIGALYLCDDRERSLSIFGRYGFASADPSSEKYFFGEGLIGQSAVEQKRILLTEMEEESIRVRSSIVDTKPRQILIVPFLFENKTIGVIELGKLDVFSSTEIEFLTASTDLIGIIFNSSAARRRIGDLLEETQVQGEELQSQQEELKQVNEELEEQTQILRQQQEELRVSNEELEEQTRVLEAKNREVESAKYDVEQKSRQLELSSRYKSEFLANMSHELRTPLNSLLILSKDLADNKKKNLNSDQVESANIIYKSGHDLLLLINEVLDLSKIESGKMSTNVERVVLQKFCDELLSGFKHQASERKLELSLILHENLPEAIRTDSLRLNQILKNLLSNALKFTERGGIRLEIERDEPEGILFSVIDTGIGIPEDKHAAVFEAFQQADGSTSRKYGGTGLGLSISRELAKLLGGSLTLQSKINEGSTFALRIPIEIDAQTSPAKEERKFVPASTSFSNERRNEFLNYPAVEDDKNEIEEGDKILLIVEDDLKFASILVKQAREKGFKCISAATGEDGLAFARRYKPHAILLDLDLPGINGHTVLNELKTDQSVRHIPVHIVSVNEYSLELIREGAVEYIRKPVNKKQIEEAFNRIESFINRKMKNLLIIEDDENSRKAMRKLIGNGDVKCFEAGTGKEAVQMYRENYFDCIVLDIGLPDMSGFDLIYEMEKIKGQHIPPIIIYTGRELTKEENGELQKYAESIIIKGIKSEERLLDETALFLHRTIRNLPESKRSIINSLYDKDSLFQGKKVLLVDDDMRNIFALSKILSERGMTVLKAENGKNAIEILHKNEDADLILMDIMMPEMDGYEAMRRIRENTKYKDIIILALTAKAMKDDKRKCIEAGANDYISKPVDVERLLSLMRVWLSK; encoded by the coding sequence ATGACGATTCGAACCAGGCTCATCATCGGCTTCGGAATCGTTCTTACGATTCTCGCGATCAGTTCCGTTTTTATGATCGAGATGCTCGCGGATTCCAGCGAAAGGCTCGGCCGTATCGTGGACGTATCGGCGAAGAAGGTGAGTTTATCGAACGAAATCCTCATTCACGTTTTGGATTCCGCAAGACACGAAAAGAACATCATTATCGAAACGGATTCCGTAAAGATGAATTTTTATAAGGATCGAATCTATAAGAGCGTCGATTTGGTGGATCAGAAAATAGTCGAACTTCAGGCGTATTCCGACGCCGACGGGTTAAGGCTGCTCGAGGATTTTAAAACGACATGGAATGAATATAGAAACGACCTGAATCAGATCGTATTTCTGGCTTTAAAAAACGAAAACGATAAAGCCTTCGTGATTTCCATCCGTAAAGGTCTCGTTATGCGGGACTTGGTCACGAAACAATTGTCCCTTCTCGTAAAAAGAAACGAAGACAAAATGCAGGAAGAGAAGAACGCGAACCAAAGCAGATATTACGTTTCCTTGTCGTTTTTGATATTTCTTTTGATCCTGAGCATAGGTTCGGCCGTTGCAGTTTCGTATTGGATCGTGGATGCGATCGGAAAAAGAATCCGTTTTATCGCGGGCGTTGCTGAAAAAATCGCAAGCAGGGAATTTTCCGAAACGAAATTCGAGGCGTTTACGAACGACGAATTACAGCCCGTTTACGATTCGCTCAATAATATCCACAAAAGCTTTCAGGATGTGACGGATAACGCGAAACACGTCGCATCAGGCAATTATCAGATCGACTTCGTCCCGAAATCGGAAAAGGATCTTCTGGGAACTTCCCTGAGAATGATGACGTCTTATCTTCGAAAGACGACTCAAGAAAACGAAAAACACAACTGGATCACGAACGGCCAAAACCTTCTGAACGAAAAAATGAGAGGGGATCGTTTGGAAGCCGATCTTGCCACCGAACTGATCACGTTTCTATGCAATTACCTGAATTCAAGTATCGGTGCTCTGTATCTCTGCGACGACCGGGAGCGTTCCTTGTCCATCTTCGGTCGATACGGCTTTGCAAGCGCGGATCCCTCTTCGGAAAAATATTTCTTCGGAGAAGGGTTGATCGGACAGAGCGCCGTGGAACAGAAAAGGATTCTTCTTACCGAAATGGAGGAGGAATCGATTCGAGTCCGATCCTCTATCGTAGATACCAAGCCTAGGCAGATTTTGATCGTTCCGTTTCTATTCGAGAATAAAACGATCGGGGTCATCGAATTAGGAAAACTAGATGTATTTTCCTCCACGGAAATCGAGTTCCTAACCGCTTCGACGGATTTGATCGGCATCATTTTTAATTCCTCGGCGGCGAGAAGAAGAATCGGAGATTTGCTTGAAGAAACGCAAGTGCAGGGAGAGGAGCTTCAATCGCAGCAGGAAGAATTAAAGCAGGTGAACGAGGAACTGGAGGAGCAAACGCAGATTCTCCGGCAACAACAGGAAGAATTACGCGTTTCGAACGAAGAGCTCGAAGAACAAACGAGAGTACTGGAGGCAAAAAATCGGGAAGTCGAAAGCGCGAAGTACGACGTGGAACAAAAGAGCAGACAACTGGAACTTTCCAGCCGTTATAAGTCGGAATTTCTCGCGAACATGTCTCACGAGCTGAGAACTCCTTTGAACAGTCTACTGATTCTTTCCAAGGATTTGGCGGACAATAAGAAAAAGAATCTGAACTCGGATCAGGTGGAGAGCGCGAACATCATCTACAAGAGCGGGCACGATCTTCTTCTTTTGATAAACGAAGTCCTGGATTTGTCTAAAATAGAATCCGGCAAGATGTCGACTAACGTGGAGAGGGTGGTTCTCCAAAAATTCTGCGACGAACTCCTGAGCGGTTTCAAACATCAGGCGAGCGAAAGGAAACTCGAACTGAGTCTGATTCTGCATGAGAATCTTCCGGAAGCGATCCGGACCGACTCGCTCCGTCTCAATCAAATCTTGAAAAACTTACTTTCCAACGCGCTTAAATTCACGGAAAGAGGCGGCATTCGCTTGGAAATCGAAAGAGACGAACCGGAAGGAATTCTTTTTTCGGTGATCGACACGGGGATCGGAATTCCGGAGGACAAACACGCTGCGGTTTTTGAGGCGTTTCAACAAGCGGACGGAAGCACGAGCCGAAAATACGGAGGGACCGGGCTCGGTTTATCGATCTCAAGGGAACTCGCAAAACTTTTGGGAGGAAGTCTAACTCTTCAAAGTAAGATCAACGAGGGTTCCACGTTTGCGCTTCGTATTCCGATCGAGATAGACGCGCAGACTTCCCCCGCAAAAGAGGAAAGAAAATTTGTCCCCGCTTCGACTTCGTTCTCGAATGAAAGAAGAAACGAATTTCTGAATTATCCTGCGGTGGAAGACGACAAAAATGAAATCGAAGAAGGGGACAAGATTCTATTGATCGTGGAGGACGATCTGAAGTTCGCTTCGATTCTCGTTAAACAAGCGAGAGAAAAAGGATTCAAGTGCATTTCCGCCGCCACCGGAGAGGACGGATTGGCGTTTGCAAGGAGATATAAACCGCATGCGATTCTTTTGGATTTGGATCTGCCGGGTATCAACGGTCACACGGTATTAAACGAACTCAAAACCGATCAATCCGTTCGGCACATTCCGGTTCATATCGTCTCCGTAAACGAATATTCCCTCGAACTCATACGAGAAGGCGCGGTAGAATATATTAGAAAACCCGTAAATAAGAAACAGATCGAAGAGGCGTTCAATCGGATCGAAAGCTTTATCAACCGAAAGATGAAGAATCTTTTGATCATCGAAGACGACGAGAATTCCAGGAAGGCGATGCGGAAGCTGATCGGGAACGGTGACGTGAAATGTTTCGAAGCAGGCACGGGAAAGGAGGCCGTCCAGATGTATCGCGAGAATTATTTCGATTGTATCGTCTTGGATATAGGGCTTCCCGATATGAGCGGATTCGATCTGATCTATGAAATGGAAAAGATCAAAGGTCAACATATTCCTCCGATCATTATCTACACCGGCAGGGAACTCACGAAGGAGGAAAACGGAGAGCTTCAAAAATACGCGGAGAGCATCATCATCAAGGGAATCAAATCGGAGGAACGACTTCTCGATGAAACCGCGTTGTTCCTCCATCGTACGATTCGAAATCTGCCAGAATCGAAACGGAGCATCATCAATAGTTTATACGATAAGGATTCGTTGTTTCAAGGAAAAAAGGTTCTCCTCGTCGACGACGATATGAGAAACATATTCGCTTTATCTAAAATACTCTCCGAGCGCGGAATGACGGTTCTCAAGGCGGAGAACGGAAAAAATGCGATCGAAATTCTCCATAAGAACGAGGATGCCGATCTGATCTTGATGGATATCATGATGCCCGAAATGGACGGATACGAGGCGATGAGACGCATTCGGGAAAATACAAAATATAAGGATATCATCATCCTCGCTTTGACGGCAAAGGCGATGAAGGACGACAAACGAAAATGTATCGAAGCGGGCGCAAACGACTATATTTCAAAGCCGGTGGATGTGGAGCGCCTTCTTTCTTTGATGCGGGTTTGGTTGAGTAAATAG
- a CDS encoding sensor histidine kinase produces MNSRPKILIVDDKPENLVALETVLKDLDVDLIKAFSGNDALKETLHHEFALALLDIQMPEMDGYELASILREESKTARLPFIFISAVYTDNFNVFKGYEKGAFSFITKPFQPEMLINKVKFFVDKHVQEIELHELNESLRKKNLELEYSNRELDAFCYSVSHDLKAPLRAISGYTNILKEDYREKLDGEGEKILDVVIDNSAKMSKLIDSLLLLSRLGKKDMRKTPIVMNDLLRIVLKDFQEEMKNEKLRIETSDLPPAMGDPELLKQVLINLISNAIKYSSKRADPRVEIGSVPNENECVYYVKDNGAGFNMQYASKLFGVFQRLHENEEFEGIGIGLAIVQRVILRHGGRVWAEGKTNEGAAFYFALPTMAESGSV; encoded by the coding sequence ATGAATTCGAGACCGAAAATTTTGATCGTAGACGATAAGCCGGAAAATCTGGTGGCTCTGGAAACGGTTCTGAAGGACTTGGACGTGGATTTGATCAAGGCTTTCAGCGGAAACGACGCGCTTAAGGAGACGCTGCATCACGAATTCGCATTAGCATTATTGGATATTCAAATGCCGGAGATGGACGGCTACGAACTCGCGAGCATTCTCAGGGAAGAAAGTAAAACCGCGCGTCTTCCGTTTATCTTTATCTCCGCCGTTTATACGGACAATTTCAACGTTTTTAAGGGATACGAAAAAGGCGCGTTCAGCTTTATCACAAAGCCCTTTCAACCGGAAATGCTCATCAATAAGGTGAAGTTTTTTGTGGATAAACACGTTCAGGAAATCGAGCTTCACGAGCTGAACGAAAGTCTACGAAAAAAGAATCTGGAGCTGGAGTATTCCAACCGGGAATTGGATGCGTTTTGTTATTCCGTTTCTCACGATTTGAAAGCTCCGTTACGCGCCATAAGCGGCTATACGAATATTCTCAAGGAAGACTATCGGGAAAAACTCGACGGCGAAGGGGAAAAGATCCTCGACGTGGTCATCGACAATTCAGCCAAGATGAGCAAACTCATCGACAGCCTTCTGCTTTTGTCCCGCTTGGGAAAAAAAGATATGAGAAAGACGCCGATCGTTATGAACGATTTGTTACGGATCGTTCTTAAGGATTTTCAAGAAGAAATGAAAAACGAGAAACTCAGGATAGAAACTTCCGATCTTCCGCCCGCAATGGGCGATCCGGAATTGTTGAAACAGGTTCTGATCAATCTGATATCGAACGCGATCAAGTATTCTTCCAAACGAGCGGACCCGCGAGTGGAAATCGGATCGGTTCCGAACGAAAACGAATGCGTTTATTATGTGAAGGACAACGGTGCTGGTTTCAATATGCAGTATGCGAGCAAATTGTTCGGTGTGTTTCAAAGACTGCACGAGAACGAAGAGTTCGAGGGAATCGGGATCGGTCTTGCGATCGTCCAAAGGGTGATTCTGCGTCACGGAGGAAGGGTCTGGGCGGAGGGAAAAACGAACGAAGGCGCCGCTTTCTATTTCGCATTACCGACGATGGCCGAATCCGGCTCCGTATAG
- a CDS encoding MFS transporter → MKFSFHKYQIFIIALLAFIQFTVVLDFMILSPLGVQVMEDLKISTTKFGLVVSAYAISAGISGILSAGFADRFDRKKILLFFYTGFVVGTALCGLSTTYQYLLAARIVTGLFGGVIASISFAIIADLFPMEVRGRVMGFVMTAFAASQVFGLPLGVYISNLWGWQSPFWLITGVAGLVGFIASIYVKPITAHLQTSVQIKAIKHLFQTAANRSYMPGFLATMLLATGGYMLMPFGSAFTVHNLGIPLTDLPTIYMITGIVSIAAGPLMGRLSDAIGKYAVFAGASLAAIGVVLYYTRLEHVSLLLVIAVNCCLFIPITARVISANALTSAVPDLQDRGAYMAISSSLQQLSGGVASYFAGLIVVQTSTGYLLGYQNLGYVVTAAILITIAIMYRVDLLVASKSVSKQGPIAAPIPANQEVSLEN, encoded by the coding sequence ATGAAATTTTCATTTCACAAATATCAGATCTTCATTATCGCTTTGCTCGCGTTCATTCAGTTTACGGTCGTTCTGGACTTTATGATCCTTTCCCCTTTGGGAGTGCAAGTCATGGAGGATCTGAAAATATCAACGACGAAATTCGGATTGGTCGTTTCCGCCTATGCAATCAGCGCGGGGATCTCCGGAATTCTTTCCGCGGGTTTCGCGGACCGGTTTGATAGGAAGAAAATCCTTCTCTTCTTCTATACCGGATTCGTCGTCGGAACCGCATTGTGCGGTTTATCCACCACGTATCAATATCTTCTCGCGGCGCGAATCGTAACCGGACTTTTCGGAGGGGTGATCGCTTCGATCAGCTTTGCGATCATCGCCGATCTTTTTCCTATGGAAGTTCGCGGGAGAGTTATGGGATTCGTGATGACCGCGTTCGCGGCGAGCCAGGTATTCGGTCTCCCGCTCGGAGTTTATATTTCCAATCTTTGGGGCTGGCAATCCCCTTTCTGGTTGATTACAGGAGTGGCCGGTCTTGTCGGTTTTATTGCCTCCATTTACGTGAAACCGATCACCGCACACCTTCAAACATCCGTTCAAATAAAGGCAATCAAACATCTTTTTCAAACGGCGGCTAATCGCAGTTATATGCCTGGTTTTTTGGCAACGATGCTTTTAGCGACCGGAGGGTACATGCTTATGCCGTTCGGAAGCGCATTCACCGTTCACAACCTCGGAATTCCGCTGACCGATCTTCCAACCATCTATATGATCACCGGAATCGTAAGTATCGCGGCCGGTCCGTTGATGGGTCGGCTTTCGGATGCGATCGGTAAATATGCCGTGTTTGCCGGAGCATCCCTCGCCGCGATCGGAGTGGTTCTTTATTATACGAGACTGGAGCACGTTTCCCTTCTTCTTGTAATCGCCGTAAACTGTTGTTTGTTTATTCCGATTACTGCGCGCGTGATCTCCGCAAACGCTCTTACTTCAGCGGTTCCCGATCTACAGGATCGCGGCGCGTATATGGCGATCAGCTCCTCTTTACAGCAGCTTTCCGGCGGAGTCGCTTCGTATTTCGCGGGTTTGATCGTAGTTCAAACGTCGACCGGGTATCTATTAGGATATCAGAATTTAGGATACGTGGTAACGGCCGCGATTTTGATCACGATCGCGATCATGTATCGTGTGGATCTTCTCGTTGCAAGCAAATCCGTATCCAAACAAGGTCCGATTGCAGCGCCGATTCCGGCGAACCAAGAAGTCTCTCTCGAAAACTAA
- the soxR gene encoding redox-sensitive transcriptional activator SoxR, which translates to MDKEELLSIGQVAKRSGVASSALRFYEERGLIHSQRSGSGHRQYPRHVLRRIAFIVFAQRVGLSLEEIAVEVAKLPEDYTPNGQDWSKLSKTWSLRVDEKIAELERLKSGLSVCIGCGCLSLARCKLTNPGDRLGRYGSGPLRWVGKGKK; encoded by the coding sequence ATGGATAAGGAAGAACTCTTAAGCATCGGACAAGTCGCTAAAAGAAGCGGAGTCGCGTCCTCGGCCTTGCGTTTCTACGAAGAAAGGGGATTGATCCATTCTCAAAGATCCGGCTCAGGACATAGACAATATCCCCGTCATGTTTTACGTCGAATCGCCTTTATCGTTTTTGCGCAAAGAGTCGGTCTCTCGCTGGAAGAAATCGCGGTGGAAGTCGCTAAACTTCCGGAAGACTATACTCCGAACGGTCAGGATTGGTCCAAACTTTCAAAGACTTGGAGCTTGCGGGTCGATGAAAAAATCGCGGAATTGGAACGGTTGAAAAGCGGTTTGTCCGTTTGTATCGGTTGCGGGTGTTTATCTCTTGCGCGCTGCAAACTCACGAATCCGGGAGATCGTTTGGGAAGATACGGCTCCGGGCCTTTGCGTTGGGTGGGCAAAGGAAAAAAATAA
- a CDS encoding SDR family oxidoreductase has protein sequence MSKSLNDKVALVAGGTRGAGRGIAVQLGAEGATVYVTGRTTASKPSEMNRPETIEETAALVDQAGGKGIAVQVDHLVPEEVRSLVARIEQEQGRLHILVNDIWGATTMEWNKTVWESSLEIGLRTMRLGVDTHAITSHFALPLLIKTSGGLVVEMTDGTNEYNSQNYRVSFFYDLAKAAVNRMAFSLAHELKQYNATALALSPGWLRSEAMLDAYRVQESNWKDATKISPHFAISESPAFVGRAVAALAKDPNRSRWNGKTVSSGELSKVYGFTDLDGSKPDAWRYMVEVQDPGKPADTTGYR, from the coding sequence ATGAGCAAATCATTAAACGATAAAGTTGCCTTGGTCGCGGGAGGAACCAGAGGAGCCGGAAGAGGAATCGCGGTTCAACTGGGAGCCGAAGGCGCAACCGTGTATGTTACGGGGAGAACGACAGCCTCCAAACCGTCCGAGATGAATCGCCCGGAAACGATCGAAGAAACCGCGGCGCTGGTAGATCAAGCCGGAGGAAAAGGAATCGCGGTACAAGTCGATCATCTCGTACCAGAAGAAGTCCGTTCGCTGGTCGCACGGATCGAACAGGAACAAGGACGACTCCACATTCTCGTGAACGATATTTGGGGCGCGACTACGATGGAATGGAACAAAACCGTTTGGGAATCTTCGTTGGAAATCGGACTTAGGACGATGCGTCTCGGAGTCGATACGCACGCGATCACGAGTCACTTTGCGCTTCCGCTTCTAATAAAAACTTCGGGAGGTCTGGTGGTCGAGATGACCGATGGAACGAACGAGTACAACTCGCAAAACTACAGGGTTTCCTTCTTCTATGATCTTGCAAAGGCCGCCGTCAATCGAATGGCTTTCTCTCTCGCTCATGAATTAAAACAATACAATGCGACCGCGCTTGCTTTGAGTCCGGGTTGGTTGCGATCGGAGGCGATGCTGGATGCGTATCGAGTACAGGAATCCAACTGGAAGGATGCAACGAAAATCTCGCCGCACTTTGCGATTTCGGAAAGTCCCGCGTTCGTGGGCCGAGCGGTCGCGGCTCTCGCAAAAGATCCGAACCGTTCGCGATGGAACGGTAAAACCGTATCCAGCGGAGAATTATCGAAAGTCTACGGTTTTACCGATTTGGACGGAAGCAAACCCGATGCGTGGAGATACATGGTCGAAGTGCAGGACCCAGGCAAACCCGCCGATACGACGGGTTATCGTTAA